The Mytilus trossulus isolate FHL-02 chromosome 3, PNRI_Mtr1.1.1.hap1, whole genome shotgun sequence genome contains a region encoding:
- the LOC134711452 gene encoding metallo-beta-lactamase domain-containing protein 1-like isoform X1 → MLKDKVIHVLASSDNLDMYEVIVLKEGYCVSDGPGLMKAAGTITLLKGPQNIMVDTGNPWDKQLILDGLEKHGLKPEQISFVVCSHGHVDHVGNNNLFTNAVHIVCYDVCVGEQYMLHHFDKGIPYEIDDFVEVVPTPGHTGKDVSVIVRETEKGTVAITGDLFECFEDLREPSIWQDNSENPEDQEANRIGMLQIADYIIPGHGPMFKVPESYKTQMQVVFYEEFTAITPTGIISETSEYIVCDDMV, encoded by the exons GTTCTGGCCAGCTCTGACAACTTAGATATGTATGAAGTGATAGTGTTAAAGGAAGGATACTGTGTTTCCGATGGACCAG GTTTGATGAAAGCTGCAGGCACAATAACCTTGCTGAAAGGTCCACAGAATATAATGGTGGATACAGGAAATCCATGGGACAAACAGTTAATACTTGatg GATTAGAAAAGCATGGTCTGAAACCAGAACAGATTAGTTTTGTAGTCTGCAGTCATGGCCATGTAGACCATGTTGGTAACAACAATCTTTTTACTAATGCAGTACACATAGTGTGTTATGATGTATGTGTTGGGGAGCAGTACATGTTACATCATTTTGACAAG GGTATACCCTATGAGATAGATGACTTTGTAGAGGTAGTACCAACACCTGGACACACCGGAAAAGATGTCTCAGTTATCGTCAGGGAAACAGAAAAAGGCACTGTTGCTATAACAG GAGATTTATTTGAATGCTTTGAAGATCTACGAGAGCCAAGTATATGGCAAGACAATAGTGAAAACCCAGAAGATCAAGAAGCAAATCGTATTGGCATGTTACAAATCGCAGACTATATCATACCTGGTCATGGACCAATGTTTAAGGTCCCAGAAAGTTACAAGACTCAGATGCAAGTAGTCTTTTATGAAGAGTTTACTGCTATAACGCCTACTGGTATCATTTCTGAGACATCTGAATACATTGTGTGTGATGACATGGTTTAA
- the LOC134711452 gene encoding metallo-beta-lactamase domain-containing protein 1-like isoform X2: MYEVIVLKEGYCVSDGPGLMKAAGTITLLKGPQNIMVDTGNPWDKQLILDGLEKHGLKPEQISFVVCSHGHVDHVGNNNLFTNAVHIVCYDVCVGEQYMLHHFDKGIPYEIDDFVEVVPTPGHTGKDVSVIVRETEKGTVAITGDLFECFEDLREPSIWQDNSENPEDQEANRIGMLQIADYIIPGHGPMFKVPESYKTQMQVVFYEEFTAITPTGIISETSEYIVCDDMV, translated from the exons ATGTATGAAGTGATAGTGTTAAAGGAAGGATACTGTGTTTCCGATGGACCAG GTTTGATGAAAGCTGCAGGCACAATAACCTTGCTGAAAGGTCCACAGAATATAATGGTGGATACAGGAAATCCATGGGACAAACAGTTAATACTTGatg GATTAGAAAAGCATGGTCTGAAACCAGAACAGATTAGTTTTGTAGTCTGCAGTCATGGCCATGTAGACCATGTTGGTAACAACAATCTTTTTACTAATGCAGTACACATAGTGTGTTATGATGTATGTGTTGGGGAGCAGTACATGTTACATCATTTTGACAAG GGTATACCCTATGAGATAGATGACTTTGTAGAGGTAGTACCAACACCTGGACACACCGGAAAAGATGTCTCAGTTATCGTCAGGGAAACAGAAAAAGGCACTGTTGCTATAACAG GAGATTTATTTGAATGCTTTGAAGATCTACGAGAGCCAAGTATATGGCAAGACAATAGTGAAAACCCAGAAGATCAAGAAGCAAATCGTATTGGCATGTTACAAATCGCAGACTATATCATACCTGGTCATGGACCAATGTTTAAGGTCCCAGAAAGTTACAAGACTCAGATGCAAGTAGTCTTTTATGAAGAGTTTACTGCTATAACGCCTACTGGTATCATTTCTGAGACATCTGAATACATTGTGTGTGATGACATGGTTTAA
- the LOC134710759 gene encoding vitelline membrane outer layer protein 1-like, with product MTVTKYFLVFSFVVYCESLLITHDSPRNVVKVLQIDNGDDWGTWNPPQYCADGHFAMGYNMKIEVPQGSGDDTALNSILLKCGSAAGQYGGYIVSGQGTWGGWVGETLCENTETQKFLTSFALQVENRQGGSDDTAANFAKFKCRDFDVEPEYDLAHPPGHGEWGSYGAWSQSCPLSSAICGIQTRVESPQGSGDDTALNDVKFYCCSE from the exons ATGACAGTTACAAAGTATTTCCTAGTTTTCAGCTTTGTTGTTTATTGTGAATCTCTTTTAATTACACATGATTCTCCTCGCAATGTGGTGAAAgttttacaaattgacaatggTGATGACTGGGGTACTTGGAATCCTCCTCAATATTGTGCTGACGGGCATTTTGCAATGGGATACAATATGAAG ATTGAGGTTCCTCAAGGTAGCGGCGACGATACTGCACTCAACAGCATTCTGCTGAAATGTGGGTCAGCAGCTGGTCAGTACGGTGGATATATAGTTTCCGGTCAAGGTACTTGGGGTGGATGGGTAGGAGAAACATTATGTGAAAACACAGAAACTCAAAAGTTCTTGACATCGTTTGCTCTACAAGTAGAAAATAGACAG GGAGGTAGCGATGACACAGCAGCTAATTTCGCAAAATTCAAATGCCGAGATTTTGATGTAGAGCCTGAATATGATCTTGCACATCCACCAGGACATGGCGAATGGGGATCCTATGGGGCATGGAGCCAGAGTTGTCCTCTTAGTTCGGCTATTTGTGGTATTCAAACTAGAGTAGAGTCTCCACAAGGTTCCGGGGACGACACAGCGCTAAATGACGTCAAATTCTATTGTTGTTCTGAATAA
- the LOC134710761 gene encoding vitelline membrane outer layer protein 1-like, whose translation MKIEGNQHGHDDTSLNAILLRCISFDNHYGGTIESGEGSYGDWIGWTDCEKSETHKNQTYLTSFSFQVEGDQSGGDDTAANYIKFKCRDFDDDRDESELAHPPGHGLFGGYGGWSESCPTHSAICGLQTRIEGPQGGGDDTSLNNVKFFCCQK comes from the exons ATGAAG ATTGAAGGCAATCAACATGGTCATGATGATACATCTTTAAATGCCATACTGTTGAGGTGTATCAGTTTTGATAATCACTATGGAGGAACTATTGAATCTGGTGAAGGTAGTTACGGAGATTGGATAGGATGGACAGATTGTGAGAAGTCTGAGACCCATAAAAATCAGACGTATTTGACATCTTTTTCTTTCCAAGTCGAAGGAGATCAG agcGGTGGAGATGACACGGCAGCGAACTATATCAAGTTCAAATGTCGGGACTTCGACGATGACAGAGATGAGTCTGAATTAGCTCATCCACCCGGACACGGCTTGTTTGGAGGATATGGTGGATGGAGTGAAAGCTGTCCAACACATTCTGCTATATGTGGATTACAAACCAGGATTGAAGGACCACAAGGCGGTGGTGATGATACTTCTCTGAATAATGTCAAGTTCTTTtgttgtcaaaaataa
- the LOC134709418 gene encoding vitelline membrane outer layer protein 1-like, translating to MDILRCLAVYSLLYGCNCLLLDEIQRKVDKTLTVSNGDAFGDWTTMELCPPESYAIGYDMKIEPDQHSGDDTALNSIKLICGSKDGHYGSTVTSGEGSWGSWVGSTMCSYSTNQTYLTSFALQVELLQPGDRDDVAATYVKFWCSDLDLKFEHEIAHPPGYGLLGVYGNQSEKCNPGTAICGLQTNIEAPIFFGDDTALNNVRFFCCP from the exons atggataTTTTAAGGTGTTTGGCTGTTTACAGCCTTCTTTATGGGTGCAACTGTCTTCTTTTGGATGAAATTCAGAGAAAAGTTGATAAAACATTAACCGTAAGCAATGGGGACGCATTTGGTGATTGGACAACAATGGAACTATGCCCTCCAGAATCCTACGCAATTGGATACGATATGAAG ataGAACCAGATCAACATAGTGGCGATGATACGGCTCTTAACAGTATCAAACTAATATGTGGGTCGAAAGACGGCCATTACGGTAGTACGGTTACTTCCGGTGAGGGAAGCTGGGGAAGCTGGGTAGGATCCACGATGTGTAGTTATAGCACAAATCAAACATATCTGACATCATTTGCTTTGCAAGTAGAATTATTACAG ccAGGAGACAGAGACGATGTTGCAGCAACCTATGTAAAATTCTGGTGCAGcgatttagatttaaaatttgaacacGAAATAGCTCATCCACCTGGATACGGCTTATTGGGTGTTTATGGAAATCAGAGCGAAAAATGCAATCCAGGTACGGCAATATGTGGACTTCAAACCAATATTGAAGCGCCGATATTTTTTGGAGATGACACCGCGCTCAATAATGTCAGATTCTTCTGCTGTCCGTAA